Proteins from a single region of Ziziphus jujuba cultivar Dongzao chromosome 1, ASM3175591v1:
- the LOC107435171 gene encoding probable complex I intermediate-associated protein 30: MSRFRALWQASLNATKKALTSNLDDLMPPSERYIFNFNSKEELKRWHLYSDSEYGGLSSASLEIADVGNGLSGVFSGNLSLDVAEGSKWNITRSGFCGMRSKKFAGFIDLDSYDTIALKLRGDGRCYISTIYTENWVNSPGQQEDNSWQAFIFVPKDNWYIKKIPLAHYLPTWRGNVIDAELEMNPSRVVGMSLSVNAEGGVPGARSGPGDFRVEIDWIKALRTQ, translated from the exons ATGTCCAGGTTCCGAGCACTATGGCAAGCTTCCTTGAATGCAACAAAGAAAG CTCTCACATCAAATCTTGACGATCTGATGCCTCCCAGTGAGAGAtacattttcaatttcaattcgAAGGAAGAGCTAAAAAGGTGGCATTTGTATTCAGATTCTGAATATGGAG GGTTATCTTCAGCATCTTTAGAGATTGCAGATGTTGGAAATGGACTAAGTG GAGTTTTCTCTGGCAACCTTTCACTGGATGTCGCCGAAGGTTCAAAATGGAACATCACTCGGAGTGGCTTTTGTGGAATGCGGTCAAAGAAG TTTGCTGGCTTCATTGATTTGGATTCATATGATACAATAGCACTTAAGCTGAGAGGAGATGGAAGATGCTATATATCTACT ATCTATACAGAGAATTGGGTAAATTCACCTGGACAACAGGAAGATAATTCATGGCaagcttttatttttgtacCCAAAGACAACTGGTATATCAAAAAG ATTCCTCTTGCCCATTATCTACCAACATGGAGAGGGAATGTCATAGATGCCGAACTGGAAATGAATCCATCACGTGTTGTCGGTATGTCACTGTCCGTAAATGCAGAAGGTGGAGTTCCCGGTGCTAGATCTGGGCCTGGTGATTTCAGAGTtgaaattgattggattaaggCCTTGAGAACACAGTGA